Genomic window (Stigmatella erecta):
CGCTCATGGCCGGAACTCCTGGGGCAGGAGCACGCGCAGCACCGCGCCGCCCGTGCGCGCGTTCTGCCGCTCCAGCACGCCCCCGCTGGATCGGATGAGGCACTCGCTCGCGTACAGCCCCGGGCCCCCGGGGCGCGGGCCCTCGCCGGCGGGCGCTGCGAGGGGCTCCGGGGCCCGCTCCGGGGCCCGCTCCGGGGCGAGCCTGGGCCCCTCGTCGGAGATGATCATCTCGAGCCTCCCGCTGTAGGCCTCGGTCCGTGCGGTGATGTGCACCCGCCGGGCGGCGCGCGAGCCGTCGCCCTCACACGCCTGGGTGACGAGGCTCTCCACCACCCGGCGCATGGTGGTGGTGCCGCCGCGCACCAGGGGCCGCAGGGGCTCGGTGCGGTTCACCTCCACCTGGATGTCCACGGCGGGGTAGCGCACGCCCAGGCTCTGGCGGACCGAGTCCAGCACGGACATCAGGTCCACGCCCTCCGGGTCGCTCCCGATGAGCCGGCGGCTGCGCTGGCGCATGTCCTCCACGCGCTCGCGCAGCGCGGTGAGCTGGTCCTGGAGCTGGCGCACGAGCGACTCGAACCCGGCGCGGCCGGTGGGCAGCCTGGGCCCGCCCACCACCCGGAGCATGTCCGCGGCGGAGCCCGCCGTGAGCAGCCCCTCGTGCAACTCCTGCGTCTGCTGGAGCACCTCGGTGAGCGCCTGGGAGAGCCTGCCCACGTCGCGCTCCTGGTACTCCAGCATCTGCGCCTGGACGGCGCCGTGCAGCCGCTGCGCCTCGGCGCGAATCTGGTCATGGCGCACGCTGAAGGTGCCCAGGTACAGCTCGGCCAGCAGGGCCGAGGGGCCCATGACGGCGAACAGGGCCAGGTGCTCG
Coding sequences:
- a CDS encoding sensor histidine kinase, encoding MSPCTTLRAAIQAAFQQWVRAQQPAQVLEASSVSSWGVLLVLVGVMLAAIHWAPGAEALFALPLGKALLSFVPALPDLGFALLHRRRASIQTWGWVLALVGTTGLQFFLASLMALSALGGATAFGGLLLFTAAFHGQLFRVTPRTPFLAVGTALALGLAATFASTREHLALFAVMGPSALLAELYLGTFSVRHDQIRAEAQRLHGAVQAQMLEYQERDVGRLSQALTEVLQQTQELHEGLLTAGSAADMLRVVGGPRLPTGRAGFESLVRQLQDQLTALRERVEDMRQRSRRLIGSDPEGVDLMSVLDSVRQSLGVRYPAVDIQVEVNRTEPLRPLVRGGTTTMRRVVESLVTQACEGDGSRAARRVHITARTEAYSGRLEMIISDEGPRLAPERAPERAPEPLAAPAGEGPRPGGPGLYASECLIRSSGGVLERQNARTGGAVLRVLLPQEFRP